The following coding sequences lie in one Alosa alosa isolate M-15738 ecotype Scorff River chromosome 21, AALO_Geno_1.1, whole genome shotgun sequence genomic window:
- the LOC125286220 gene encoding MRN complex-interacting protein — protein sequence MVQEFHVLRCFACETFQVQQVKKAKKWNCKMCGEKQSVIKEYGRGTGVDCRQHVQKLNSLRGELLEEENEHAWASWEEDEECEYNREDEGLPSEPHQGDGGSRWSKYVETAATVDGDEEEEVNIYTESKRFGRQSNVRKRKKGRVARRGFGCRGDDEDDDDQDQGEGTCPWKCDKSHIKPPARSRPVHSSAAWDDHGFSISSLHSNTPTPSAASKPLPSGVPSRNVPGNSHVTSLSTEPNASRPTGPVATQRPLANTSVNREADSFAPRPVTKVSQPENKSSKWARFLSSPSNEDQGENGDGDPHWSGTDESSEKPWSVGYQDSDSATGCKDHDNFKTKLEKTSRASGQFGAVPGLANRCGVADKIKSAAACFGFVSATNQMASPTFTTSPIDQEMPVCYQPPPAKRPCPGLALSSLFQTDEDFDDTF from the exons GAATATGGCCGTGGCACTGGGGTGGACTGCAGGCAGCACGTCCAGAAACTCAACAGCCTGAGAGGAgagctgctggaggaggagaatgagCATGCCTGGGCATCATG ggaggaagatgaggagtgTGAGTACAACCGAGAGGACGAAGGCCTCCCCAGTGAACCCCATCAG GGTGATGGAGGAAGCCGCTGGAGTAAGTATGTTGAGACAGCGGCAACTGTTGATGGTGATGAAGAAGAGGAAGTAAACATTTACACTGAGAGCAAGCGGTTTGGCAGACAGAGTAACGTCAG aaagagaaagaaaggcagagtTGCCAGGCGAGGCTTTGGTTGTCGTGGTgacgatgaggatgatgatgaccaGGATCAGGGAGAAGGGACCTGTCcatggaaatgtgacaaaagcCACATAAAG CCACCAGCCCGCTCAAGGCCAGTACACTCGTCTGCTGCTTGGGACGATCATGGATTTTCCATCTCTTCCCTCCACTCCAACACTCCAACTCCTTCTGCAGCCAGCAAACCCCTGCCCAGTGGAGTCCCTTCCCGAAACGTCCCTGGAAACAGTCATGTTACCAGCCTGTCCACAGAGCCCAATGCCAGTAGACCGACTGGCCCAGTAGCTACACAGAGACCTCTGGCAAACACATCCGTCAATAGAGAGGCTGACTCATTCGCACCCCGCCCAGTAACCAAGGTGAGTCAGCCCGAGAACAAGTCCTCTAAGTGGGCCAGGTTTCTGTCCTCACCCTCTAACGAGGACCAGGGGGAGAATGGGGATGGAGACCCCCATTGGAGTGGCACAGACGAGAGCTCAGAGAAACCGTGGTCTGTGGGCTATCAGGACTCGGACTCTGCAACAGGATGTAAGGACCACGACAATTTTAAGACTAAACTCGAAAAGACTTCACGCGCCAGTGGCCAGTTTGGCGCCGTGCCAGGTTTGGCCAATCGCTGCGGAGTAGCAGATAAGATAAAGTCTGCAGCTGCCTGCTTTGGGTTTGTGAGCGCCACCAATCAGATGGCAAGCCCTACTTTCACCACTTCGCCTATAGACCAGGAAATGCCAGTCTGTTATCAGCCCCCGCCTGCCAAGAGACCTTGCCCTGGCCTTGCCCTGAGCTCGCTTTTTCAAACTGATGAAGACTTTGATGACACATTTTAA
- the sqstm1 gene encoding sequestosome-1, with protein sequence MSMTVKAYLLGKEECHREIRRFAIDQDVSTSFEYLKGKVVDVFGNLRNGPFQMFYKDEDGDLIAFSSDDELMMGLSGVKDGTFRLFIKERKEHKKDREFPAHGFPGCAFPPPPGPPHMPPGPPHMGPPGPPHGGPHHPPMVHPGVTCDGCEGPVVGTRYKCTVCPDYDLCTTCQTKGLHREHPLLPMNWLPMNNMFEWFPRGKWMRKMRHCMWAGVQAQAQTQAQNQNQQGPCGSRPSSQQGPEAAAEDPTQAGTSTANEANVEYLKSIGEGVAAMLSPLGIDVDIDVEHEGTRTKVNPTPPASGGPSSNQSDYSSGTSGRPVGRGASGGPGSHSSVSSTSEGAKAQKDIGSDEEWTHLNPKEVDPSTGELQSMRLDEEMEEGSEEPQALSTSSSSSQGPTGLREAALYPHLPQDADPRLVESLSQMLSMGFTDDGGWLTRLLTTKNFDIGSALDTIQYAKSPQK encoded by the exons ATGTCGATGACCGTGAAAGCCTACTTATTGGGCAAAGAGGAATGTCATAGGGAGATTCGACGCTTTGCCATTGACCAGGATGTGTCTACGAGTTTTGAGTACTTGAAAGGAAAGGTTGTGGATGTTTTCGGCAATCTCCGCAATGGCCCCTTTCAAATGTTCTACAAAG ATGAGGACGGAGACCTGATCGCTTTTTCCTCTGATGATGAACTCATGATGGGGCTGTCGGGAGTGAAGGATGGTACTTTCCGTCTCTTCATCAAAG AGAGAAAAGAGcacaagaaagacagagagttcCCTGCCCACGGCTTCCCAGGATGCgctttcccccctccccctggaCCCCCCCACATGCCCCCTGGACCCCCCCACATGGGTCCCCCAGGACCCCCTCACGGCGGCCCTCATCACCCTCCGATGGTGCACCCTGGAGTGACCTGTGATGGATGTGAGGGCCCGGTGGTGGGGACCCGCTATAAGTGCACGGTCTGCCCAGACTACGACCTGTGCACCACCTGCCAGACCAAGGGCCTCCACAGGGAGCACCCCCTGCTCCCCATGAACTGGCTCCCCATGAACAACATGTTCGAG TGGTTCCCTCGTGGCAAGTGGATGAGAAAGATGAGACACTGCATGTGGGCTGGTGTTCAGGCCCAGGCTCAGACTCAAGCCCAGAACCAGAACCAGCAGGGTCCATGTGGATCCAGGCCCTCCTCTCAGCAGGGCCCAGAGGCTGCGGCCGAGGACCCCACTCAGGCAG GTACCTCTACTGCTAACGAGGCCAATGTGGAGTATCTGAAGAGTATTGGAGAAGGAGTTGCTGCCATGCTTAGCCCCCTGG GTATCGACGTTGACATTGATGTGGAGCACGAGGGCACGCGGACCAAAGTAAACCCCACACCCCCTGCGTCTGGGGGTCCCTCCAGCAACCAGAGCGACTACAGTTCGGGGACCAGCGGGAGACCGGTGGGCCGGGGGGCGAGTGGAGGTCCGGGCAGCCACAGCAGCGTGAGCAGCACTAGTGAGGGGGCAAAG GCTCAGAAGGACATAGGCAGCGATGAGGAGTGGACCCACCTCAACCCCAAAGAGGTGGACCCATCGACGGGCGAGCTCCAGTCGATGCGGCTGGACGAGGAGATGGAAGAAGGGTCGGAGGAACCTCAGGCTCTCAGCAccagctcctcttcctcccaggGCCCCACGGGCCTGCGTGAGGCCGCCCTCTACCCACACCTGCCACAAG ATGCAGACCCGCGGCTGGTGGAGTCGCTGTCTCAGATGCTCTCCATGGGCTTCACAGACGACGGAGGCTGGCTGACCAGGCTCCTGACCACCAAGAACTTCGACATTGGGTCGGCTCTGGACACCATTCAGTACGCCAAGAGTCCCCAGAAGTGA